The Humulus lupulus chromosome 4, drHumLupu1.1, whole genome shotgun sequence genome has a window encoding:
- the LOC133830928 gene encoding protein argonaute 4B-like: MIGTSRPAHYHVLVDEIDFSPDDLQNLIHSLSYVYQRSTTAISIVAPICYAHLAAYQMGQFIKFEDLSDTSSGQKTVTSSGIIPVPDLPKLHDNVKGSMFFC, encoded by the exons ATGATT GGAACTTCTAGGCCAGCACACTATCATGTCCTAGTTGATGAAATTGATTTCTCTCCTGATGACTTACAAAACCTTATCCATTCCTTATCTTACGT GTACCAAAGGAGCACAACTGCAATTTCAATAG TTGCTCCAATATGTTATGCCCATCTTGCTGCATATCAAATGGGCCAGTTCATCAAGTTTGAGGATTTATCAGATACTTCTTCAGGACAGAAAACTGTTACTTCTTCGGGTATCATTCCTGTTCCAGATCTCCCTAAGTTGCATGACAATGTTAAGGGATCTATGTTCTTTTGCTGA